The genomic stretch GGTGAGGACTCACTTATCGGTGTCTTTGTATCGCTTGGTATTGTAGCACTGAGCTTTTTAGGGAAGACCCCAGTCGGTCTGCCGTTTCAGATCCCTTTTATGCTATTGGCTATTATAACAAGTGTTATACAGGCGCTCGTGTTCTCCATGTTGAGCACAATTTATATAATGTCTATGCTGCCGCATGAGGAGGAACATCACTAAAAGACAGTGAATAGTGAATAGTAAGCAGGCAGCAGATGTAAGAAGTCAGAAGCAAGAAGCAAGAAGGTAGAAGCAAGAATAAAAACAACATTTAGGAAAGGAGGAGAGTTCGATGGACTTTCAAACAGCGTTAGGGTTAACATTACCAATAGGTTTTTCATTAGCAGCGATAGGTTCAGCCTTTGGATTGTCGAAGGCGGTTAGTGCTGCTATGGAGGCTATAGGCAGACAACCGGAAGCAGCAGGAAAGATCCAGACAGCAATGGTCATAGGAGCAGCCTTTATTGAGGCATTGACAATCTATGCACTATTAACTGTTCTGATTCTTCAAGGTAAAATTGGCGGATAATAAAAAGAGGGATTGAGAATTGAATCTTGAAATTCAACAGATACTCACTCAGGCATTCGGCTTTATAATACTCCTTTTTCTGTTAAAGAAATTTGCATGGAAGCCTCTCCTGTCTCTTCTTGATGAAAGAAGGGATAAGATAGCCTCTGAGTTTAATACTATCGAACGTGTAAAATCAGAAATAGCCCGGCTCGAAGAAGATTATAAAAGCAAACTTGCTGACATTGATAATCATTCAAGGCAGAAGATACAGGAGGCTATTTCTGAGGGGCAGAGGATAGCGGCAGAGATACAGGATAAGGCAAGGGAAGATGCAAATAAGGCAATAGAGAAGGCTAAGGCGAACATAGAGATTGAAGTAGCCAAGGCAAGGATGGAGCTCAGGAGCCAGATGGCAAACATTGCTATAAAAGCGGCGGAGAAGATTCTGAAAGAGGACCTTGATGACAGCCGGCATAAAAATCTGGTGATGGGTTTTATAGAAAATCTGGAAAGTGTAAAGTAAGGTAAGACAAAAGTGAAATCCAGAATTATTGCTGAAAGATATGCCAATGCCCTTCTATCTGTAGCAGAGAAAACAGGTGAGATGGACAAGGTACTTGAGGAGCTTATATTCCTTAGGAAACTGCTTTATGAAAACCCTAACCTCAAGAGGTTCCTTGAAAGTCCTCATATAGCAAAGGAAGAAAGATTTAAACTTGTCAGAAAGACACTATCTCCGCTGCTCTCCCAAACCTCTGTAAATTT from Nitrospirota bacterium encodes the following:
- the atpE gene encoding ATP synthase F0 subunit C, producing MDFQTALGLTLPIGFSLAAIGSAFGLSKAVSAAMEAIGRQPEAAGKIQTAMVIGAAFIEALTIYALLTVLILQGKIGG
- the atpF gene encoding F0F1 ATP synthase subunit B codes for the protein MNLEIQQILTQAFGFIILLFLLKKFAWKPLLSLLDERRDKIASEFNTIERVKSEIARLEEDYKSKLADIDNHSRQKIQEAISEGQRIAAEIQDKAREDANKAIEKAKANIEIEVAKARMELRSQMANIAIKAAEKILKEDLDDSRHKNLVMGFIENLESVK